Proteins encoded in a region of the Oxyura jamaicensis isolate SHBP4307 breed ruddy duck chromosome 17, BPBGC_Ojam_1.0, whole genome shotgun sequence genome:
- the PPP1R26 gene encoding protein phosphatase 1 regulatory subunit 26 — translation MFLMNASTLVALQTQWESFGPARNCRYPVCFSESEGNVTRTSVSTKVQMIINSLQSQESPLGMNNEYDCVMQKKQKGEKGTSNRVASSTTLLRKHPKYTERGCPAGSDDTEVEVNVGFETLLLDSDSDDSVDRGIEEAIQEYLKAKSKNDQSLQRNAECSENISRDKRFKRQFSQNKMSSDLLPVKFKAEMLSEEYLSDQLGLGKRLQPASPQSISSDDSFEQSIQAEIVQFLNEKKQQEISKCVIGEDKKDSQVRSVLKSNKQPTDKTNCGAMKQDCNALLLRHHPKLRKTSTQSKCLKAKIQEEPGDFNQVNRAYLEMATASQPWLMQQNKGSGANYWETRGALLNDSMHASDSSSDDGIEEAIQLYQLEKIRKEAAHPTGSVLLQREQFDAKGIADISASLTISSTKSASPDLHKNPISNKRKEINSKSTELESTSNEFNKLFKPLKKARHFVPPENKIAACELTLQASCRADTSAELMCAEAILDISKTIMPSQMGSDNRSLTTDSFFSPQLLSSSHCESDNSLVDSDDSIEQEIRAFLALKAQSESLVTKPPRLSRSIQMPLPSDQNSLTGTLEPSLPKTLKLSLSRKRRLKREGRIAKQDASKAPEQLGTGFFQPDTYSKSPLLHQGCALSSPEELCDARRLDSSETTQQQLMSSELGGSVDKCVALDSVNPFLQVQSGARKLMKNTIQTQERDGSADESSSLDSDEDLDSAIKDLLRSKRKLKKKSKEQKSQCKKRVRFTETDTQLLDEFSSLQQNEWKCKNRVLLKSCLSRSRKAVKENAIRNPPDSINVKLSNERPETIKNLEFDLQLKKGYKPEPISNQNNLRLAKNQKCTFRAAADADDSSSVDSDDSIEQEIRKFLAEKAKDSASNSEMQKDDATLDLLRVTKQTANKGKAKQQPVENEVGLLLGQSRKTKVSQQANELKNSQRTEGKSAMLLDSEKAAPSAENVYLHTTGQSKAKQGTGGVKGGAAGELPGNATGKKDVPKAEPVQKTLPAKTSKSEGCKVRKVANAKSRSKRKNTFHLKISSKFIAGLKYARERKKSMLLMKKQKAEQALSQSSALGKEVDSQDADVLKQGREASQPRGEFSGENKAAIKESSSSQQLAVEASGPRVAETCERLEAAPLYSTEEAEGCQKVAAAGDYSDSHLNLPSQEQSVAAVTVDKVCRGTSKAENTEIRMKEGDIHKDSWTGLNLGPPLPQHSMAAVKADKVSGETCQESIQVCSNGENNQQDSVSDPGSGCPLQELTVTAVAADKTSGGAGVDNSVHACIKKEEVLHQDSDRQEEIQVSRSSLEGKLPALQNREADCKPDQGQEVLDKNCAKFTDVPAGDCPDSLLKIKVSNM, via the coding sequence ATGTTCCTTATGAATGCTTCTACCTTGGTAGCTCTTCAAACACAATGGGAGTCCTTTGGGCCGGCAAGGAATTGTAGATACCCCGTTTGCTTCTCCGAATCCGAAGGGAACGTCACTAGAACCTCTGTAAGCACAAAAGTTCAGATGATCATCAACAGCCTGCAAAGTCAAGAGTCTCCCCTGGGTATGAACAATGAGTATGATTGTGTtatgcagaagaaacaaaagggagaaaagggcaCCAGTAATAGGGTCGCATCCAGCACCACATTGCTGCGGAAACATCCTAAATATACTGAGCGTGGTTGCCCTGCTGGTTCGGACGACACTGAAGTGGAAGTGAATGTGGGATTTGAGACTCTCTTGCTTGATTCTGACAGTGACGATTCTGTTGACCGAGGTATAGAAGAAGCCATTCAAGAgtacttaaaagcaaaaagcaagaatGACCAGTCGTTACAGAGGAATGCAGAGTGCTCTGAAAATATAAGCAGAGACAAAAGGTTTAAGAGACAATTCTCCCAGAACAAAATGTCTAGTGACCTGCTACCTGTGAAATTTAAAGCAGAGATGCTCTCTGAAGAGTACCTTTCTGACCAGCTGGGACTTGGTAAAAGGCTACAGCCGGCTTCCCCTCAAAGCATCAGCAGTGATGATTCCTTTGAACAAAGCATACAAGCAGAAATAGTGCAGTTCTTGaatgagaaaaagcagcaagaaattaGCAAGTGTGTAATCGGGGAAGATAAAAAGGATTCCCAGGTGAGATCTGTcctaaaaagcaacaaacaaccaacagacaaaacaaactgTGGTGCTATGAAGCAAGATTGTAATGCGCTCCTCTTGAGACACCATCCCAAGCTACGGAAAACCAGCACGCAGTCCAAGTGTCTGAAGGCTAAAATCCAGGAAGAGCCCGGTGATTTCAACCAAGTGAACCGAGCCTATCTAGAAATGGCCACTGCCAGCCAGCCCTGGTTAATGCAGCAAAATAAAGGAAGTGGAGCTAATTACTGGGAAACCAGGGGAGCACTTCTGAACGACAGCATGCACGCCTCTGACTCGAGTAGCGATGATGGTATTGAAGAAGCCATTCAGCTTTATCAGCTAGAGAAGATCAGGAAGGAGGCAGCTCACCCAACAGGCTCTGTCCTTTTGCAAAGGGAACAATTTGACGCAAAGGGGATAGCCGACATTTCTGCAAGCCTGACAATTAGCTCAACAAAAAGTGCCTCACCAGACCTCCATAAAAACCCTAtaagcaacaaaagaaaagagattaattCAAAGTCAACAGAGTTAGAAAGCACCAGCAATGAATTTAACAAGCTGtttaaaccactgaaaaaagcCAGACACTTTGTACCTCCGGAAAACAAGATTGCTGCTTGTGAGCTCACACTGCAGGCCTCTTGCAGGGCAGACACATCTGCAGAACTCATGTGTGCAGAAGCTATCCTTGATATTTCCAAAACAATCATGCCATCCCAAATGGGAAGTGACAACAGATCCCTCACTACGGActccttcttttctccccagcttcTCTCATCCTCCCATTGTGAAAGTGACAACAGCCTCGTGGATAGTGATGATAGCATAGAGCAAGAAATCAGGGCTTTTTTGGCTCTGAAAGCTCAGTCGGAAAGCCTCGTAACAAAGCCTCCCCGCCTGTCACGCTCGATCCAGATGCCTTTGCCATCTGATCAGAACAGCCTCACTGGTACtcttgagccttctcttcccaaaACACTGAAGCTATCACTGAGTCGTAAAAGGAGACTTAAAAGGGAAGGCAGAATAGCGAAACAAGATGCATCAAAAGCACCTGAACAGCTGGGAACGGGATTTTTCCAGCCGGATACCTATTCAAAATCtcctctgctccaccaggggtgTGCCCTGAGCAGCCCTGAAGAACTCTGTGATGCTCGGAGGCTCGACAGCAGCGAGACtacccagcagcagctgatgtcTTCTGAGTTGGGGGGATCCGTTGACAAATGCGTGGCCTTGGATTCTGTAAATCCTTTTTTGCAGGTTCAGAGTGGTGCGAGAAAGCTCATGAAAAATACCATCCAAACTCAAGAGAGAGACGGTTCGGCCGATGAGAGCAGTTCTCTGGATAGCGATGAGGACCTTGATAGCGCTATCAAGGACCTTTTACGgtctaaaagaaaattaaagaagaaatctaAGGAGCAGAAATCTCAATGCAAGAAGAGAGTCAGGTTTACCGAGACAGACACTCAGCTGCTGGATGAATTTAGCAGCCTCCAACAAAATGAGTGGAAATGCAAAAATCGTGTGCTACTGAAAAGTTGCCTCTCAAGGTCTAGAAAAGCTGTGAAAGAGAATGCAATCAGAAATCCTCCAGACAGCATAAATGTCAAACTTTCAAATGAAAGGCCAGAAACCATTAAGAACTTAGAGTTTGATTTACAGCTTAAAAAAGGATATAAACCTGAACCAATTTCAAACCAGAACAACCTGCGGCTAGCTAAGAATCAAAAATGTActttcagagctgcagcagacGCTGACGATAGCAGTTCAGTGGACAGCGACGACAGCATTGAACAAGAAATTAGGAAATTTTTGGCAGAAAAGGCTAAAGACTCTGCGAGCAATTCAGAGATGCAAAAGGACGATGCAACTCTAGACCTATTGAGGGTGACCAAACAGACTGCtaataaaggaaaagcaaagcaacagcCAGTTGAAAATGAGGTTGGCCTCTTGCTGGGTCAGAGTAGAAAGACTAAAGTGTCCCAGCAAGCCAACGAGCTGAAGAACTCTCAGAGAACGGAAGGGAAAAGTGCAATGTTACTTGACAGTGAGAAAGCTGCTCCCTCGGCGGAGAATGTTTATCTTCATACTACTGGTCAGTCAAAAGCTAAACAAGGAACGGGGGGGGTTAaaggtggtgctgctggtgagTTACCTGGAAATGCAACAGGTAAAAAGGACGTCCCTAAAGCAGAACCTGTGCAGAAAACACTTCCAGCTAAAACCAGCAAAAGTGAAGGTTGTAAAGTGCGAAAAGTAGCTAATGCAAAATCTCgatctaaaagaaagaacaccTTTCACTTAAAAATTTCGAGTAAATTTATCGCGGGTCTCAAGTACGCTCgggaaaggaagaaatccaTGCTTttgatgaaaaagcagaaagcagagcaggcGCTCAGCCAGAGCAGCGCATTAGGAAAGGAGGTAGATTCCCAGGATGCAGACGTACTTAAGCAGGGAAGAGAAGCCTCCCAGCCAAGAGGTGAATTTAGTGGGGAGAATAAGGCAGCAATAAAAGAATCCAGTTCTTCTCAGCAGCTCGCTGTGGAAGCGTCAGGTCCCCGTGTAGCAGAAACCTGTGAAAGACTGGAGGCTGCTCCTTTGTATagcacagaggaagcagagggTTGCCAAAAGGTGGCCGCTGCAGGAGACTACTCAGATTCACATTTGAATCTCCCCTCGCAGGAACAGAGCGTGGCAGCAGTAACAGTAGATAAGGTTTGCAGAGGAACATCGAAAGCTGAGAACACAGAGATACGTATGAAGGAAGGAGATATCCACAAAGACAGCTGGACGGGTTTGAATTTAGGTCCCCCTCTCCCACAGCACAGTATGGCAGCAGTAAAAGCTGATAAAGTTAGTGGAGAGACGTGCCAGGAGAGTATACAAGTGTGCAGTAATGGAGAGAATAACCAGCAGGACAGCGTGTCAGACCCAGGGTCAGGTTGCCCACTGCAGGAACTAACTGTGACAGCAGTAGCAGCGGATAAAACTAGTGGAGGAGCAGGTGTGGATAACAGTGTGCACGCGTGCATTAAGAAGGAAGAAGTTCTCCACCAGGACAGTGACAGGCAGGAAGAAATTCAGGTATCCAGATCCagtttggaaggaaaactgcctgccctgcagaaTAGGGAAGCTGATTGTAAACCGGACCAAGGGCAGGAAGTTCTAGACAAAAACTGTGCAAAATTTACTGACGTACCCGCAGGGGACTGCCCAGATTCCCTCTTGAAAATAAAGGTTTCAAATATGtaa